In one Nitrososphaera viennensis EN76 genomic region, the following are encoded:
- the nadC gene encoding carboxylating nicotinate-nucleotide diphosphorylase, translated as MSSLDTFLDVRQALVSFIQEDAGTGDITSDTTIPAGMNARAEIVCKTDNCIVCGLEEAGIIFDICGCSARALVKDGAKVSKSKTVMIIKGNARAILKAERVALNLVMRMSGIATETRALADKARPVKIAATRKTAPGLRYFDKKAVVLGGGLAHRMRLDDMVLIKDNHIALAGAPDKCVSLARKGAGTAIKVECEAKSEKEAIAAIKAGADIVMLDNFTPAQAAKAIKNIARLGLRKKATIEISGGVNHKNIRQYAKARPDYVSMGYITHSPKAADFSLEIIKTKITKS; from the coding sequence TTGTCAAGCCTGGATACATTTCTAGACGTCAGGCAAGCGCTCGTTTCTTTCATACAGGAAGACGCCGGGACAGGCGACATTACAAGCGACACCACAATCCCTGCCGGCATGAACGCAAGGGCAGAGATAGTCTGCAAGACAGACAACTGCATTGTCTGCGGGCTTGAAGAGGCGGGCATCATTTTTGACATCTGCGGCTGCTCGGCAAGGGCGCTTGTCAAGGATGGCGCAAAGGTGAGCAAGAGCAAGACCGTCATGATAATCAAGGGCAATGCAAGGGCGATACTAAAGGCAGAGCGCGTCGCCTTGAATCTGGTAATGAGGATGAGTGGCATCGCCACAGAGACGAGGGCGCTTGCGGACAAGGCTAGGCCGGTCAAGATAGCGGCCACACGCAAGACGGCTCCGGGCCTGCGCTACTTTGACAAAAAGGCAGTCGTTCTCGGCGGAGGGCTGGCGCACAGGATGCGCCTTGACGACATGGTACTGATAAAGGACAACCACATCGCCCTTGCGGGCGCGCCGGACAAGTGCGTCAGCCTTGCAAGAAAAGGCGCAGGCACTGCCATCAAGGTCGAGTGCGAGGCCAAGAGCGAAAAGGAGGCGATTGCAGCCATCAAGGCCGGCGCGGACATTGTCATGCTGGACAATTTCACGCCGGCGCAGGCTGCCAAGGCGATCAAAAACATTGCAAGACTCGGCCTGCGCAAAAAAGCCACGATTGAAATTTCGGGCGGCGTGAACCACAAGAACATAAGGCAGTACGCAAAAGCTAGGCCGGATTATGTCTCGATGGGCTACATCACCCACTCGCCAAAGGCAGCCGACTTTAGCCTGGAAATAATAAAAACAAAAATAACAAAAAGTTAA
- a CDS encoding TRAM domain-containing protein produces the protein MSYGRRDNFGPKPVEAGKEYDVQITEISRKGDGIARIQGFVIFVKDGKVGQNAKIRVTQIGPRFATAEVVNGAATSDNPAN, from the coding sequence ATGAGTTACGGAAGAAGAGATAACTTCGGTCCCAAGCCTGTAGAAGCGGGCAAGGAATACGATGTTCAAATCACGGAAATATCCCGCAAGGGAGACGGAATCGCAAGGATACAGGGTTTTGTCATCTTTGTGAAAGACGGTAAGGTAGGTCAGAACGCAAAGATCCGAGTCACGCAGATCGGACCGAGGTTCGCGACTGCCGAAGTCGTCAACGGCGCAGCTACGAGCGACAATCCGGCAAACTAG
- a CDS encoding Mrp/NBP35 family ATP-binding protein, whose translation MVTVDQVLGSLKKVVDPELHKDIVSMGMIKDLSINDGKVAFTLELTTPACPFNSDIERDVRAAIAGIGVKDLQMRVTARVMEGRALNLDELLPGVKNIVAVASGKGGVGKTTVSVNLALSLAKTGAKVGLLDADIYGPSVPLMLGLKAQPEVENNKIQPPEVAGVKVISMGFFYEQSQQAGIYRGPIVSGIVKQFLTDVNWGELDYLIIDLPPGTGDAPLTIAQTIPITGILIVTTPQDVAMNVAVKAVGMFHKLNVPIIGVVENMSFLNCPHCNEQIYLFGKGGGKKISDDFNIPFIGEIPLHQHISQGSDTGKPTVLSEPQSFQAQSFEKAAKMIAGRISIIAAEMRAQEEAETKEQQEGAKAPENKPSA comes from the coding sequence ATGGTGACGGTAGATCAAGTCCTAGGCTCCCTGAAAAAAGTGGTTGACCCCGAGCTCCACAAGGACATTGTTTCAATGGGAATGATAAAGGATCTTTCGATAAATGACGGCAAGGTTGCTTTCACGCTTGAACTCACAACTCCCGCATGCCCATTCAACAGCGACATCGAGCGGGACGTGCGCGCCGCCATAGCGGGAATTGGCGTCAAGGACCTGCAGATGCGCGTCACAGCACGCGTCATGGAAGGAAGGGCGCTAAACCTCGACGAACTGCTGCCGGGGGTAAAGAACATCGTGGCAGTCGCGTCCGGCAAGGGCGGAGTCGGCAAGACCACGGTTTCTGTAAACCTCGCGCTGTCGCTTGCAAAGACTGGCGCCAAGGTCGGGCTTCTCGACGCTGACATTTACGGCCCGAGCGTCCCCCTGATGCTGGGGCTAAAGGCGCAGCCGGAGGTCGAAAACAACAAGATCCAGCCGCCAGAGGTCGCAGGCGTAAAGGTGATCTCGATGGGCTTTTTCTACGAGCAGTCGCAGCAGGCAGGAATCTACCGCGGCCCTATCGTCTCGGGAATCGTCAAGCAGTTCCTTACTGATGTCAACTGGGGCGAGCTCGACTACCTCATTATCGACCTGCCGCCTGGAACAGGCGACGCGCCGCTTACGATAGCGCAGACAATCCCTATCACCGGCATACTCATCGTCACCACGCCGCAGGACGTCGCCATGAACGTGGCCGTCAAGGCTGTGGGGATGTTCCACAAGCTCAACGTCCCGATTATCGGCGTGGTGGAAAACATGTCTTTTCTCAACTGCCCGCACTGCAATGAGCAGATCTACCTCTTTGGCAAGGGCGGCGGCAAAAAGATAAGCGACGACTTTAACATCCCGTTCATAGGCGAGATCCCGCTGCACCAGCACATCAGCCAGGGAAGCGACACCGGCAAGCCAACCGTGCTTTCAGAGCCCCAGTCCTTCCAGGCGCAGTCCTTTGAAAAGGCGGCCAAGATGATTGCCGGAAGGATAAGCATCATCGCGGCAGAAATGCGCGCGCAGGAAGAGGCAGAGACCAAGGAGCAGCAAGAAGGTGCCAAGGCTCCCGAAAACAAGCCGTCAGCTTAA
- a CDS encoding zinc ribbon domain-containing protein, which yields MITLGSIAFFQSTKDVVFDALLMSCKEIGADIESADRTTYRIDGKSGTMWLQNRFSFRFHARLADNNDGGQGVRLEIYDFSPFPPDRRFIEKLLKKLVDKIPGSKFEYSLDCVEQLDDAPVTLTKNAAAPIIVNRGRLMVDAHMIPTFEYNLKGATGDNGMHGADKLVIMPPECGNVLNLYKDTSLVLGIAISSIEEITPVMAEKKGLLGKKGDLVLDIIYNDGSGSAHSVRMDVDDEKGGEIVEKVNRFKKTEKDQDVFYDFEYLENGQWLPDRLYPATPFLAKYEKLVWVTQDTAGVFSKRYKWIKALTNIRAFYYNFESRAVDAITLTIVQDVIVMNKRKESASRSSGTITLYERGSYTTGQFRSAQDATTVTIGDVAFMYNGAPRITFVGVEDPDALAALARKAIDNSKVVFRLRQPAGQSPVMPQSIDVCPKCNAQNMPASNFCSKCGMPLL from the coding sequence TTGATAACCCTCGGTTCTATTGCTTTCTTCCAGTCGACAAAAGATGTGGTTTTTGACGCTCTCTTGATGTCTTGCAAGGAAATAGGCGCAGACATCGAGAGCGCAGACAGGACGACGTACAGGATAGACGGCAAGTCCGGCACGATGTGGCTCCAAAATCGCTTTTCATTCCGCTTTCATGCGCGACTTGCAGATAATAATGATGGTGGTCAGGGCGTGCGGCTGGAAATCTATGATTTCTCCCCGTTCCCTCCTGACAGACGCTTTATCGAAAAACTGCTGAAAAAGCTGGTCGACAAGATTCCGGGAAGCAAGTTCGAATACAGCCTTGACTGCGTAGAGCAACTGGACGACGCCCCTGTAACCCTGACAAAAAATGCAGCCGCACCTATTATTGTCAACAGGGGGCGGCTCATGGTGGATGCACACATGATCCCGACGTTTGAATACAACCTCAAGGGCGCAACAGGGGATAATGGGATGCATGGCGCAGACAAACTCGTCATAATGCCGCCAGAATGCGGAAACGTCCTGAACCTGTACAAGGACACATCTCTGGTTCTTGGCATTGCGATTAGCTCGATAGAAGAAATAACCCCTGTCATGGCAGAAAAGAAAGGTCTGCTTGGCAAAAAGGGCGATCTGGTGCTTGACATTATCTACAACGACGGCAGCGGCAGCGCGCACTCTGTTCGCATGGATGTAGACGACGAAAAAGGGGGCGAAATAGTCGAAAAGGTGAACAGGTTCAAGAAAACTGAAAAGGATCAGGATGTCTTTTATGATTTTGAATACCTTGAAAACGGGCAGTGGCTGCCTGACAGGCTCTATCCTGCCACGCCGTTTCTTGCCAAGTATGAAAAGCTGGTGTGGGTCACGCAAGACACTGCCGGCGTGTTCTCAAAACGCTACAAGTGGATCAAGGCCTTGACCAACATCCGGGCGTTTTATTACAATTTCGAGAGCCGCGCAGTCGACGCAATAACGCTCACTATAGTGCAGGATGTGATTGTGATGAACAAGAGAAAAGAGTCTGCATCGAGATCTTCCGGGACAATAACTCTGTATGAAAGGGGATCATATACGACGGGACAGTTTCGAAGCGCTCAGGATGCCACCACTGTCACCATTGGAGACGTGGCCTTTATGTACAACGGCGCCCCGCGGATAACCTTTGTAGGGGTGGAAGATCCAGACGCCCTTGCCGCGCTTGCGCGCAAAGCCATCGACAACTCGAAGGTCGTCTTTAGATTAAGACAACCTGCCGGCCAAAGCCCTGTCATGCCGCAGAGCATCGATGTTTGTCCAAAGTGCAATGCGCAAAACATGCCTGCCTCTAACTTTTGCAGCAAGTGCGGCATGCCACTTCTTTGA
- the spt4 gene encoding transcription elongation factor subunit Spt4 translates to MAKEKACRKCKALTSGKVCPVCKSTDLSPDWSGIILVFDPAKSLVASTLEITTPSRYALKVQ, encoded by the coding sequence ATGGCCAAGGAAAAGGCTTGCAGAAAGTGCAAGGCCCTCACCAGCGGCAAGGTGTGCCCCGTGTGCAAGTCGACGGACCTGAGCCCAGACTGGTCAGGCATCATTCTGGTGTTTGACCCTGCAAAGTCGCTTGTGGCAAGCACTCTTGAAATAACCACCCCAAGCAGGTACGCGCTGAAGGTCCAGTAA
- a CDS encoding cupredoxin domain-containing protein: MPMSLLGNVIAIVAISCIAVGSLWAIGNLTKETPEADVSHVEGVLLQAERSTFNGTNPDIAVQVNVPKKLVVVNKDIVIHDLQIKDQTGGILNFETAPLKTEQHFNAAIVAYKPGTYEYFCSYHPTMRGKIIAN, encoded by the coding sequence ATGCCGATGTCCCTGCTCGGCAACGTCATTGCCATCGTGGCAATCTCGTGCATCGCAGTAGGAAGCCTGTGGGCCATAGGCAACCTTACAAAAGAGACGCCGGAGGCAGACGTGTCGCATGTTGAAGGCGTGCTGCTCCAAGCAGAGCGAAGCACTTTCAACGGCACGAACCCGGACATTGCCGTGCAGGTAAACGTGCCAAAGAAACTGGTCGTCGTTAACAAGGACATCGTCATACACGACCTCCAGATAAAAGACCAGACAGGAGGCATCCTGAACTTCGAGACCGCGCCGCTAAAGACAGAGCAGCACTTTAACGCAGCAATAGTTGCGTACAAGCCCGGCACGTACGAGTACTTTTGCTCCTATCACCCGACTATGCGGGGCAAGATAATAGCGAACTAG
- a CDS encoding DNA-directed RNA polymerase translates to MFAIVHMSDVVRIPPSRLTNSLKDAAIQILKEKYESMLSPDVGYVVMITDAEVSSTGKLVAGDGATYHKVTFKALTFYPKLQEVVEGEVVEITDFGAFVRIGPTDALLHLSQITDDYLKSDVKQGVIVANQSSRALKIGSKIRARITAVSLGKGAGMGKIGITCRQPFLGALEWIQEEIKKGKGGEAKPAAAPKEKKGGK, encoded by the coding sequence ATGTTTGCCATAGTGCATATGAGCGACGTCGTCAGGATTCCTCCAAGCAGGCTGACAAACTCTCTCAAAGATGCCGCTATCCAGATCCTCAAGGAAAAATATGAAAGCATGCTCTCGCCGGATGTCGGATATGTTGTCATGATCACCGACGCAGAGGTAAGTTCAACGGGCAAGCTGGTGGCCGGAGACGGCGCCACCTACCACAAGGTCACATTCAAGGCACTCACGTTCTACCCCAAGTTGCAGGAAGTGGTCGAAGGCGAGGTCGTGGAAATCACCGACTTTGGCGCGTTTGTAAGGATCGGCCCTACAGACGCGCTGCTGCACCTTTCGCAGATCACCGACGACTATTTGAAAAGCGACGTAAAGCAGGGCGTCATCGTCGCAAACCAGTCTTCCCGCGCGCTAAAGATAGGGTCGAAAATCCGCGCAAGGATAACTGCAGTCAGCCTCGGCAAGGGCGCAGGCATGGGCAAGATCGGCATCACGTGCAGGCAGCCGTTCCTTGGCGCCCTTGAATGGATACAGGAAGAGATCAAAAAGGGCAAGGGCGGAGAAGCCAAGCCGGCGGCTGCTCCAAAGGAGAAGAAGGGAGGCAAGTAG
- a CDS encoding CBS domain-containing protein has protein sequence MEHAGRVGRLKAGKVADRTFVSLDENILVANAAKTMYERKECTIIVTRNDPETRSRIPVGIITERDIIYRIVAQNRGPFKVMLKDIMSTPLITVDSEASLEQALSLIKENDISRLPVVNKKGGGIIIGLLTMKMLVKSVSIGKVAQVE, from the coding sequence ATGGAACATGCAGGAAGGGTCGGCAGGTTAAAGGCAGGCAAGGTTGCAGACAGGACCTTCGTCAGCCTAGACGAAAATATCCTTGTTGCAAATGCCGCAAAGACAATGTACGAAAGAAAGGAGTGCACCATCATCGTCACCCGAAACGATCCAGAGACCCGCTCGCGCATTCCGGTTGGCATCATTACAGAAAGAGACATCATCTATCGCATAGTGGCGCAAAACCGCGGTCCATTCAAGGTAATGTTAAAAGACATAATGAGCACGCCATTGATCACAGTCGACTCCGAGGCATCTTTGGAACAAGCATTATCCCTCATAAAAGAAAATGACATCAGCCGATTGCCTGTCGTAAACAAAAAGGGCGGCGGCATCATCATAGGCTTGCTGACCATGAAGATGCTCGTAAAAAGTGTTTCAATTGGGAAGGTTGCGCAGGTCGAGTAG
- a CDS encoding FAD-binding oxidoreductase, translating into MISEGLARIAKGEVLSDEWNRRVYSMDASHYEIRPALVACPKDAGDVQAICNYAFSKKVPVTGRGAGTGLLGQSLSDGGLVLDFAKHMNRVLEVGDDYVVVEPGIVKGVLDKELKKRDKFLPPDPASSNYCTIGGMIADNSSGVHCLGYGNTIDFVEALDLVYADGSAGHAGKGSYYFDARMERLKRLLGQSAEIINSSYPKVSKNSCGYRLDAAIKHGFEPHKVIAASEGTLALVASARLRILDLPQHRFLLVLGFEDLLAAVRAVPAILESSPVALEMLDATVLALEKNAETGCLLYVEFAGDNRANVEAQMARCRDRMATTSARVVEYATDEQSMARIWAARKGALGNIMKMTVGSRKPIGLVEDTVVRPEMLAAHTENLLAAYRDNKLDYVMYGHVGDGNIHTRPLVDTSSKSESEMISALAARVFAQVIASGGTITGEHGDGLARVGYIEQMYGKKMTALFKTVKELFDPGYLLNPAKKVPFKNKRDV; encoded by the coding sequence ATGATAAGCGAAGGACTTGCTCGCATTGCCAAGGGGGAGGTGCTCTCTGACGAGTGGAACCGGCGGGTCTACTCGATGGACGCAAGCCACTATGAAATCAGGCCCGCGCTGGTGGCGTGCCCAAAGGACGCCGGCGACGTGCAGGCAATCTGCAATTACGCGTTTTCAAAAAAGGTGCCGGTGACGGGGAGGGGCGCGGGGACCGGCCTGCTCGGCCAGTCGCTTTCGGACGGCGGCCTCGTGCTTGATTTTGCAAAGCACATGAACAGGGTGCTTGAAGTGGGCGACGACTATGTAGTAGTCGAGCCCGGGATAGTAAAGGGCGTCCTTGACAAGGAGCTGAAAAAGAGGGACAAGTTTCTGCCGCCGGACCCTGCAAGCAGCAACTATTGCACAATCGGAGGCATGATAGCGGATAATTCAAGCGGCGTGCACTGCCTTGGGTACGGCAACACGATCGACTTTGTCGAGGCACTTGACCTTGTGTACGCGGACGGCTCGGCCGGTCATGCGGGCAAGGGCAGTTATTATTTTGACGCGCGCATGGAGAGATTGAAACGGCTGCTTGGGCAAAGCGCCGAAATTATAAACAGCAGCTACCCAAAGGTGAGCAAGAACTCGTGCGGCTACAGGCTGGATGCGGCTATAAAGCATGGCTTTGAGCCGCACAAGGTCATTGCCGCATCAGAGGGGACGCTTGCTCTCGTCGCTTCTGCAAGGTTGCGTATACTGGACCTCCCCCAACACCGCTTTCTGCTCGTGCTTGGCTTTGAAGACCTGCTCGCCGCGGTAAGGGCCGTCCCCGCGATACTGGAATCGTCGCCGGTCGCCCTTGAAATGCTGGATGCAACGGTCCTTGCACTAGAGAAAAACGCCGAGACCGGCTGCCTCTTGTACGTCGAGTTTGCCGGCGACAACCGCGCCAATGTTGAAGCGCAGATGGCAAGATGCCGGGACCGGATGGCGACGACAAGTGCCCGGGTGGTGGAATACGCGACCGACGAGCAGAGCATGGCCAGGATCTGGGCGGCAAGAAAGGGCGCCCTTGGGAACATCATGAAGATGACGGTTGGAAGCAGAAAGCCAATAGGGCTCGTAGAGGACACGGTCGTCCGCCCCGAGATGCTTGCTGCTCACACGGAGAACCTGCTTGCCGCATACCGAGACAACAAACTCGACTATGTCATGTACGGCCACGTGGGGGATGGCAACATACACACGCGGCCCCTCGTCGACACGAGTTCAAAATCCGAGTCGGAGATGATAAGCGCGCTTGCCGCCCGCGTCTTTGCACAGGTGATAGCAAGCGGCGGGACGATAACGGGCGAGCACGGCGACGGCCTTGCAAGGGTCGGCTACATCGAGCAGATGTACGGCAAGAAAATGACCGCACTTTTCAAAACGGTCAAGGAACTGTTCGACCCCGGATACCTGCTGAACCCTGCCAAGAAAGTACCGTTTAAGAACAAGCGCGATGTGTAG
- a CDS encoding 30S ribosomal protein S30e — protein sequence MPTHGSLTKAGKVRGQTPKIQAKPRSSKIARMRNKDNFVKRFEKKRLPGQKKPERRGGRR from the coding sequence ATGCCAACACACGGATCGCTTACAAAGGCGGGCAAGGTCAGGGGCCAGACGCCAAAAATTCAGGCCAAGCCACGCTCAAGCAAGATAGCAAGGATGCGCAACAAGGATAACTTTGTCAAGCGCTTTGAGAAAAAGAGGCTGCCGGGCCAGAAAAAGCCAGAGCGCCGCGGTGGAAGAAGGTAA
- the nadA gene encoding quinolinate synthase NadA: MTMLAIDFKEQVLRLKKERNAVILAHNYQLPEVQDVADFIGDSLALSKNAAATDADVIVFCGVHFMAETASILCPEKKVLIPDLEAGCSLASTINADELAAWKQEHPDAVVVSYVNTTAEVKALSDYCCTSSNAVKVVNSIPADRKVLFLPDMFLGSYVAEVTKRKNMYIWPGECHVHAGIKSEDINKMLATLKNADFLVHPECSCTSSTMYHMAKGDLAQKGHILSTEGMMKHARTSGAKQFVVATETGILYRMKKENPDKEFIPIKEDATCRYMKKITLEKVYNSLAHNVYEVKVSKEIADKAKLAIDRMLALS, encoded by the coding sequence ATGACCATGCTTGCAATCGACTTTAAGGAGCAGGTCCTGCGGCTGAAGAAGGAAAGAAACGCCGTTATTTTGGCGCACAACTACCAGCTTCCCGAAGTGCAGGACGTCGCCGACTTTATCGGCGATTCACTAGCCCTGTCCAAGAACGCGGCGGCAACAGACGCAGACGTAATCGTGTTCTGCGGCGTCCACTTTATGGCCGAGACTGCGTCGATACTGTGCCCGGAAAAGAAGGTGCTCATCCCAGACCTTGAGGCCGGATGCTCGCTTGCGTCCACCATAAACGCAGACGAGCTTGCCGCATGGAAGCAGGAGCACCCGGACGCAGTGGTGGTGAGTTATGTCAACACGACTGCAGAGGTCAAGGCGCTGTCAGACTATTGCTGCACGTCTTCAAACGCAGTCAAGGTCGTCAACAGCATACCTGCCGACAGGAAGGTGCTGTTCCTGCCGGACATGTTCCTTGGCTCGTACGTTGCAGAAGTTACGAAACGCAAGAACATGTACATATGGCCTGGCGAGTGCCACGTGCACGCAGGCATAAAGTCAGAAGACATCAACAAGATGCTTGCAACGCTCAAGAACGCGGACTTTCTCGTGCACCCAGAATGCAGCTGCACATCATCTACGATGTACCACATGGCCAAGGGCGACCTTGCCCAAAAGGGGCACATCTTGTCGACAGAGGGCATGATGAAGCACGCCCGCACGTCTGGCGCCAAGCAGTTCGTGGTTGCAACCGAAACGGGCATACTCTACAGGATGAAGAAGGAAAACCCTGACAAGGAGTTCATACCAATCAAGGAAGACGCCACCTGCCGCTACATGAAAAAGATAACGCTGGAAAAGGTCTACAATTCGCTGGCACACAACGTCTATGAAGTAAAGGTGTCAAAGGAAATTGCAGACAAGGCGAAGCTGGCCATCGACAGGATGCTGGCCCTCTCTTAA
- a CDS encoding aspartate dehydrogenase has product MPARRVGIIGCGTIGSQLAIAVDTGAVRNASLASLFDVVQNSAQALKQKLRTSPPAFSDFDDFMKTDCDIIVEAASQEAAKKFAAKVLRAGKDVMVMSVGALADKALLAEVLKEAEKSGRRLYVPTGAIAGIDAIRAVRHLLDSVTLTTTKSPKALAGAPFFETSKVKLDEVKERTTIYEGTAADAVRAFPANVNVAAVLSLAGIGVDRTMVRIIADPAFTTNQHEITAKGSFGEFRFTVNNVPSPGNPKTSYLAVLSAIECLRSVCDDGMRIGS; this is encoded by the coding sequence ATGCCTGCAAGAAGAGTCGGCATAATAGGCTGCGGCACCATTGGTAGCCAGCTTGCCATTGCAGTCGACACCGGCGCGGTAAGGAACGCTTCTCTTGCCTCGCTTTTCGATGTCGTTCAGAATAGCGCGCAGGCGCTGAAGCAAAAACTGCGTACAAGCCCCCCCGCATTTTCCGATTTTGACGATTTCATGAAGACAGACTGCGACATAATAGTCGAGGCTGCGTCGCAGGAGGCTGCAAAAAAGTTTGCAGCGAAAGTGTTGCGCGCCGGAAAGGACGTGATGGTGATGAGCGTCGGCGCCCTTGCAGACAAGGCGCTCCTTGCAGAGGTTTTAAAGGAAGCAGAAAAGAGCGGACGCAGGCTGTACGTGCCTACGGGCGCGATTGCAGGGATTGACGCAATTAGGGCAGTCAGGCACCTTTTGGATTCTGTGACGCTTACCACGACAAAGAGCCCAAAGGCGCTTGCAGGCGCGCCGTTCTTTGAGACAAGCAAGGTCAAGCTGGACGAGGTAAAAGAGCGGACAACCATCTATGAGGGAACAGCCGCGGACGCGGTCAGGGCGTTTCCGGCAAACGTCAACGTCGCAGCCGTCTTGAGCCTTGCAGGCATCGGGGTCGACAGGACGATGGTCCGCATCATTGCAGACCCCGCGTTTACCACGAACCAGCACGAGATAACCGCAAAGGGAAGCTTTGGCGAGTTCCGCTTTACAGTCAACAACGTGCCTTCGCCGGGCAACCCCAAGACCAGCTATCTTGCTGTGCTTTCGGCGATAGAGTGTCTGCGGTCGGTCTGCGACGACGGCATGAGAATAGGCTCCTGA
- a CDS encoding GTP-dependent dephospho-CoA kinase family protein has protein sequence MRQEDLKALKKPFGTLVPDAQVTKEKISAIVRGAKKTIAVGDATTERLLGFGITPNLAVVDGKERRLVREYPRHDAKEIHCTNPAGAISQAAVDLLKEALLEKKPVLVVVEGEEDLLALPVFAMAPEGAVVLYGQPLEGMVAVKITTSKRKQAKDLMDRIGVEK, from the coding sequence TTGCGCCAGGAAGACTTAAAAGCACTCAAAAAGCCATTTGGCACGCTCGTACCTGACGCGCAGGTAACGAAGGAAAAGATTTCTGCCATTGTCAGGGGCGCCAAGAAGACAATCGCAGTCGGCGACGCGACGACAGAGCGGCTGCTCGGCTTTGGGATAACGCCCAACCTTGCAGTAGTCGACGGCAAGGAGCGGCGCCTTGTACGCGAATATCCAAGGCATGACGCAAAGGAAATCCATTGCACAAACCCTGCCGGCGCGATTTCACAAGCTGCAGTCGACCTCTTGAAAGAGGCGCTGCTTGAAAAAAAGCCGGTGCTCGTGGTCGTGGAAGGCGAGGAAGACCTACTTGCGCTCCCGGTATTTGCGATGGCGCCTGAAGGCGCAGTCGTTCTGTACGGTCAGCCTCTTGAAGGCATGGTTGCAGTCAAGATAACGACTTCAAAAAGGAAGCAGGCTAAAGACTTAATGGACAGGATTGGCGTCGAAAAATAG
- a CDS encoding OBG GTPase family GTP-binding protein, with product MGIPEKIKAIQDEIHKTQINKATEFHVGLLKAKIAKLKREQEQNIHGRTLHTGGENAGFDVRKAGDATVVLIGLPSVGKSTLLNRLTNAKSRVASYQFTTLTAIPGMMDYRGAKIQVLDLPGIIEGAAAGKGFGRRVISVARGADLVLLILDVFQPQHISLLKRELAEAGIKLDERPPDVVIEKTSTGGLSINCQVPIKMEERMVKEIARVYGIHNGRIIIREPGLTDDQLIDVLSENRVYIKSLVLLNKIDLVNQGFIKEVQSQIGNNFIPISADASVNIDAVKEAIYNKLDFIRIYMRPKGGETDYKEPMIMQNGSTVQDICNKIHRSMARNFKYGMVWGKSAKFAGQKVGLDHVMSDEDVLTIVKNPGAL from the coding sequence ATGGGCATCCCTGAAAAGATCAAGGCCATACAGGACGAGATCCACAAGACCCAGATAAACAAGGCGACCGAGTTCCACGTCGGCCTCCTGAAGGCCAAGATCGCCAAGCTAAAGCGCGAGCAGGAGCAAAACATTCACGGCCGGACCTTGCATACGGGAGGCGAGAACGCCGGCTTTGACGTCCGAAAGGCAGGAGATGCCACCGTCGTCCTTATCGGGCTGCCAAGCGTCGGCAAGTCGACCCTGCTAAACAGGCTGACAAACGCCAAGTCTCGTGTCGCTTCGTACCAGTTCACGACGCTTACTGCTATACCCGGCATGATGGACTACAGGGGAGCGAAAATTCAGGTGCTCGACCTGCCTGGCATCATTGAAGGCGCTGCCGCCGGCAAGGGCTTTGGCCGGCGCGTCATCTCTGTCGCAAGGGGTGCGGACCTTGTGCTGCTCATCCTTGACGTCTTTCAGCCGCAGCACATCAGCCTGCTAAAAAGAGAGCTGGCAGAAGCCGGAATAAAACTGGACGAGCGCCCGCCAGACGTGGTCATTGAAAAGACCTCGACAGGTGGCTTATCAATCAACTGTCAGGTGCCGATCAAAATGGAGGAAAGGATGGTCAAGGAGATTGCCCGGGTTTATGGCATCCACAACGGCAGGATAATAATCCGAGAGCCGGGTCTCACCGACGATCAATTGATCGACGTATTGTCGGAAAACCGCGTATACATAAAGTCGCTTGTGCTCCTCAACAAGATAGACCTCGTGAATCAGGGGTTCATCAAGGAAGTCCAGTCACAGATAGGCAACAACTTTATCCCGATCTCCGCAGACGCCAGCGTCAACATCGACGCCGTCAAGGAGGCGATATACAACAAGCTCGACTTTATACGGATATACATGCGCCCCAAGGGCGGCGAGACTGACTACAAGGAGCCCATGATTATGCAGAACGGCTCGACCGTCCAGGACATCTGCAACAAGATTCACCGCAGCATGGCGCGTAACTTCAAGTACGGCATGGTGTGGGGCAAGTCCGCAAAATTCGCGGGCCAAAAGGTGGGACTTGACCATGTGATGTCCGACGAAGACGTGCTGACGATAGTGAAAAACCCTGGCGCCCTCTAG